In Glycine max cultivar Williams 82 chromosome 10, Glycine_max_v4.0, whole genome shotgun sequence, the DNA window TGTGGACATTTCTTTGTCAGAAATTTCCATGTTATGGAATAGTGTAAACTCCGTCTCCCTTATTCTACAATTGTTCGGGCAAAGGGTGAAACTCGTTGATACATGCATCTTCCCAACAAATGGAAAATCACCATCAGGAATCTCGCGACCCTTTTGGCCACCCTTGTTCAAGTGAAACTCATACACATAGTCCAAAGCCTTATTATCTGTTGAGTCTACCTTCTTCAATTTTGCTACATAGACCTCCTTCTGATCATCTgcagaaaaaacaaaatgaggaaTCCCTTGCTTCCAAGAACACTGGATCATTCCCTGAGATAGAGTGGAAGATGTTGAAGACAACCAATCAGAAGAAGTAGAGGTGGTGCTAGAAGTGGAAACAAGCCTTTTATGAACAGAAATGGAGCCATACTTATGACTTCGCACTAACTGTTTTtcctttccaagtttatgcgaCGAAGAGATACATAAATCACTAGGAGAGTCCATAAAATCATAGCATACCAATCCTTCAGGATCAGAAAAGTTCATCCTGTTCAAATTGTCAGTTCTATGTGAAGCACCAAACTGCTGAAGAAGAGTactattcaatatatttatcatgcTCTTGCTCCCCATTATTGAACCTAAGGTCCACTGGTCCCCAGCATTAGCACTTATAACTACTCTCCCATTCTCAGTGGCCACAGGACATTCAAAGACAAAATGTCCCAAACCACATGCATTTCCACCAAAAAATTTCACTGTATTCAAGCTTTCTGATAAAGTCTCCATGTTTGTGGCTCTTAAGCTCTCAGGTATGTTGAATTGAGCTGCTTTTAATGCAGTGTTATGTATGAATTCCAGGCAGCGGCGGATGTATTTCTCATCCACACTCACCACATGTTTTGGAATCCGATTGTCTAGTCCATGGACACGTCGAAAGAACAAATCCTTGAAGAAAACTTTGCTGATTTGTGATTGGATAGCATTTACAACTATTGCCCGATGAGAGTTTGATCTTTTAATCAACTTCTTTAACTGTGATTTTGAAGATTCTTCCTCTGATATTTCCCTATCATTCAATAAGCCATGCAATGAATCTTTTCTTCTGCGACCCTCTTTCTGAATCCATAGGCATGTATTTTCCATCTTCTACCTCTACTATTCGGGATTAATTGTTGGACCCTTCTCTCTCAGACATCTTCCTTAGACTAAAAACTAAGAATTATACCAACAATAACCTGAAAAATACACCAAAAAAAGATAACTTACCAAAAGCAAAATTATTTGCAAAAATATTGAAGCTAAAAGTAGCTCTTTCCTTATAGAGTCAACCTATGTGAGCCCAATGAAAACCAAAAATTGTCAGTGTTCTATACAATATATCATGACAAACAACTTTTAAACATAGAAATCCATAAAACGAGATATGCAAGCGAAGAAACCAGAAATCCATATACATATGGATATGTTCATGACAATTGACAGAATAAGAATTTGCAGAACAAAATGcttacatattaattatttcagTAAATTCATTGCATAATGAAACTCAAAGAACGAACAATTCCATGATTTAAGTTAACCAAAATTCACTCGGTTATAGCAAAACAAATACACTTGCATTATCTAATAGTATTcaatattagaaagaaaaaaaaaaagccttcaaaataagtaaagaagaagaaaagagcaAGGTTCAATCTTACCTCATCTTACAACCTTAATTGCCAAAAAACTAAGTCAAATAATGTCTTGACAGAGATAAACTGAAACTAAATCCATAAAAACAGAagcaaataataacaaacaaaatcacCAGTAACAAATAGAAGCAAACAGAAGCCCGGAAAGTTCTCCactaacaaataaacaaattcaataaaggcgaacaaaaagaagaaaatataataataataataataataaaattaattaccaGATGAAGCTGGATCCGGGAAGGGCCAAGAACACCTCAATGAAATGAACACAAACCCAGTAGCTGAACACTCCTTCAATCCTCAAAACTTGAGCTTTTCAACCCccaaaaaacaaaggaaagaaaGAGGAGAGCCAAATGGacagaaaaaacaaagcaaggcGAAGAAAACCAAGTCAGCACATGGGAAAGGAAGATCAGAACACAACAACCACCACAAGtagtaataatgataataatactaGGTTCCAAAAACACTGTTTTTATAATCTTTCAACAAGAAAAGGGTGCAACTGTATTTGCATTTGACACCAttgtagagagagaaagtgagaagGAAAACCAACTACACCAAAGCAagccaaaacaaaacaaagggtGACCCAGTGGGTGGAACACGGGGTTTCATAGTACACGTTTGATGGTTGAAAATCTAATCTAGTACAAAGAGGAGAGAAGGAGTTTGTGTTTCTTGTTTCTTCACTTcacaccaaaaaataataaggatGCTCCTGTAGGCCCCACTTGCTTGtgttctgctgcatcttcttggCCAAGAGTGTACCCAAACCATTCCAACATGGATATATGATAGAGAAATTGAGGGAAGCATAGCATAGTCATGAATGAGCTGGTGCGCATGATAGCTATGTGACTCCACTAAAGCCAAAGGTGCTGCCGTGCCACTTGCacattttcattcattcagagctat includes these proteins:
- the LOC100802721 gene encoding uncharacterized protein: MENTCLWIQKEGRRRKDSLHGLLNDREISEEESSKSQLKKLIKRSNSHRAIVVNAIQSQISKVFFKDLFFRRVHGLDNRIPKHVVSVDEKYIRRCLEFIHNTALKAAQFNIPESLRATNMETLSESLNTVKFFGGNACGLGHFVFECPVATENGRVVISANAGDQWTLGSIMGSKSMINILNSTLLQQFGASHRTDNLNRMNFSDPEGLVCYDFMDSPSDLCISSSHKLGKEKQLVRSHKYGSISVHKRLVSTSSTTSTSSDWLSSTSSTLSQGMIQCSWKQGIPHFVFSADDQKEVYVAKLKKVDSTDNKALDYVYEFHLNKGGQKGREIPDGDFPFVGKMHVSTSFTLCPNNCRIRETEFTLFHNMEISDKEMSTSEHSHRKSKGLSKVSKVFKTSPSSKRRTLSRFGGSSAIKESCPWEPYALGGTNLLDTDVPPNFEMATIVVKNHLPCKKPEKVGGWGLKFLNKSGENQITLPSESSNQNNGDCSSSTSILIPAGFHGGPRTRNGGPSSLIDRWKSGGHCDCGGWDEGCPLTVLERRSNKAEVMSKIDTGDGCKSVDLVIQGSSDYGPTLRMVNVHDGLYYIHFHPPLSALQSFSIAVAIIHAQSPTLQPNGAKKLS